In a genomic window of Shouchella clausii:
- a CDS encoding phosphocarrier protein HPr produces MAEKTFKITAETGIHARPATQLVNKAGQFSSDITLEYKGKSVNLKSIMGVMSLGVGQGAEVTIKAEGSDADEALSAIEEVIKEGLGE; encoded by the coding sequence ATGGCTGAAAAAACATTTAAAATTACTGCAGAAACGGGCATTCACGCGCGTCCAGCTACGCAGCTTGTTAATAAAGCTGGCCAATTCTCGTCTGATATCACTTTGGAATACAAAGGGAAATCAGTCAATCTTAAATCGATCATGGGTGTCATGTCTCTTGGTGTGGGACAAGGCGCGGAAGTAACAATCAAAGCAGAAGGTTCAGACGCAGATGAAGCGCTTTCAGCTATTGAAGAAGTGATTAAAGAGGGACTTGGCGAATAA